The following proteins come from a genomic window of Finegoldia magna ATCC 29328:
- a CDS encoding aspartate ammonia-lyase yields MDYRLESDSVGEKQVPKDAYYGVQSLRGMENFPITGRTLHEELIYGLTIVKKACAIANHRAGIMREDVKNAIVYACDQILKGEYHDQFLTDPIQGGAGTTANMNANEVIANIANEKLGGGLGTYEYVHPNDHVNMSQSTNDVFPTAGKIATLRLLIKALNELKQLEISLLNKSVEFDDVLKMGRTQLQDAVPIRLGQEFHAYYSVIKRDIKRIRRSSDQIESINMGATAIGTGVNVDKVYFTNIVPILAELTGFDLHQAEDLIDGTNNLDGLVEISSAVKSTAVSLSKMASDLRLMSSGPKTMVGDIELPPRQNGSSIMPGKVNPVIPEVVNQVVFRIIGNDNTVTMCAEHGQLELNAFEPVLFDSLFESISILTNAVRTFRENCIIGIKPNRQKLSNDVEKSVGIVTALVPHIGYKKSAEIAKRALSTGITVRNIVLDEKILTEDELKEILDPIAMTMPGIAAEYLIKQKQQAYIEKKKLEDKEQKSKK; encoded by the coding sequence ATGGATTATAGATTAGAGTCTGATAGTGTTGGAGAAAAACAAGTTCCAAAAGATGCATATTACGGTGTGCAATCTTTAAGAGGAATGGAAAATTTCCCGATAACAGGAAGAACTTTACATGAAGAATTAATTTATGGATTGACAATAGTTAAAAAAGCTTGTGCAATTGCAAACCACAGAGCAGGAATTATGAGAGAGGATGTCAAAAACGCAATCGTTTACGCATGTGACCAAATTCTTAAAGGAGAATATCACGATCAATTTTTGACTGATCCAATTCAAGGTGGAGCAGGTACAACAGCTAATATGAATGCAAATGAAGTTATTGCAAACATTGCCAACGAAAAACTCGGTGGAGGATTGGGAACTTATGAATATGTTCACCCAAACGATCACGTTAACATGAGTCAATCTACAAACGATGTTTTTCCTACTGCGGGTAAAATTGCAACTTTAAGACTACTAATAAAAGCTTTAAACGAATTAAAGCAATTAGAAATTTCTTTGCTTAATAAATCTGTAGAATTTGATGATGTACTTAAAATGGGACGTACTCAACTTCAAGATGCAGTGCCAATTAGATTGGGACAAGAATTCCACGCGTATTATTCAGTAATCAAAAGAGATATCAAAAGAATTAGAAGATCATCAGATCAAATTGAATCCATAAATATGGGAGCAACTGCGATTGGTACAGGTGTAAATGTAGACAAAGTTTACTTTACAAATATAGTTCCGATTCTAGCAGAGTTAACAGGATTTGATTTGCATCAAGCAGAAGATTTAATAGATGGAACTAATAACCTTGATGGACTTGTAGAAATATCTTCAGCAGTAAAATCAACAGCTGTAAGTTTGTCAAAAATGGCAAGTGATTTGAGATTAATGAGTTCTGGACCAAAAACAATGGTAGGAGATATTGAACTTCCACCAAGACAAAATGGTTCATCAATTATGCCAGGTAAAGTAAATCCTGTAATTCCAGAAGTTGTTAACCAAGTTGTATTCAGAATTATTGGTAACGATAATACAGTTACAATGTGTGCAGAACACGGACAATTGGAACTTAACGCATTCGAACCAGTTTTGTTCGATAGTTTATTTGAATCAATATCTATATTGACAAATGCAGTGAGAACTTTCAGAGAAAACTGCATAATTGGTATCAAACCAAACAGACAAAAACTTTCAAACGACGTCGAAAAATCAGTAGGAATAGTTACAGCGTTGGTTCCTCATATTGGATACAAAAAGTCCGCTGAAATTGCAAAACGTGCATTGAGTACAGGAATCACAGTTAGAAATATCGTATTGGATGAAAAAATCTTAACAGAAGATGAATTAAAAGAAATTCTTGATCCAATTGCGATGACAATGCCAGGAATTGCAGCAGAATATTTGATTAAACAAAAACAACAAGCCTACATCGAAAAAAAGAAACTAGAAGACAAGGAACAAAAATCAAAAAAATAA
- a CDS encoding NAD(P)H-dependent glycerol-3-phosphate dehydrogenase has translation MKIMVIGPGRWGSFIAWYLKKIGHEVLLYGLNGTEDFENFKKSRTNGIITLQDDLELTDDITRAKECDVIHVSINAQGFRSVCEELKSIGIKDKIIVTNMKGIEISTGKRLSEVCKEIIDGSNKVAAWIGPGHPQEFYRNVPNCMVIDSEDEDVKELLIENYSSDLIRFYYGQDLIGNEIGAAYKNVIGIAAGMLDGMKISSLKGALMSRGCREVARFIKASGGKELSAYGLCHLGDYEATVFSQYSHNRMFGEMYAKSEKYDKLAEGYYTVKAIKIKADKMNLDLPINNAVYKVLYENSKCEEEIDKLFSRSLKKEFY, from the coding sequence ATGAAAATTATGGTTATTGGGCCTGGTAGATGGGGAAGTTTCATCGCTTGGTATTTAAAAAAAATTGGTCATGAAGTTTTGTTGTATGGTTTGAATGGTACTGAAGATTTCGAAAACTTCAAGAAAAGTCGTACCAATGGAATTATAACTTTACAAGATGATTTGGAATTAACCGATGATATTACAAGAGCAAAAGAATGCGATGTTATTCATGTTAGTATAAATGCACAAGGTTTTAGAAGTGTGTGTGAAGAACTTAAGTCCATTGGAATTAAGGATAAGATTATCGTTACTAATATGAAGGGAATTGAGATTTCGACTGGAAAAAGATTATCAGAAGTCTGCAAAGAAATTATTGATGGATCTAACAAAGTTGCAGCTTGGATTGGACCTGGTCATCCACAAGAATTTTACCGCAATGTTCCAAATTGTATGGTAATTGATTCGGAAGATGAAGATGTAAAAGAATTGTTGATTGAAAATTACAGTTCAGATTTGATCAGATTTTATTATGGCCAAGATTTGATTGGAAATGAAATCGGCGCAGCTTACAAAAACGTAATTGGAATTGCTGCAGGAATGTTGGATGGAATGAAAATAAGTTCTTTGAAGGGAGCTTTGATGAGTAGAGGTTGCAGAGAAGTAGCAAGGTTTATTAAAGCTTCGGGAGGTAAAGAGCTCAGCGCGTACGGACTTTGTCATTTGGGAGATTACGAGGCGACAGTGTTCTCACAATACTCTCACAACAGAATGTTCGGTGAAATGTATGCGAAATCAGAAAAATACGATAAATTAGCTGAAGGATACTACACTGTAAAAGCTATTAAGATTAAAGCAGACAAAATGAATTTGGATTTACCAATAAACAATGCAGTGTACAAAGTTTTGTACGAAAATTCGAAATGTGAAGAAGAAATCGACAAATTATTCAGTAGAAGTTTGAAAAAAGAATTTTATTAG
- the ylxM gene encoding YlxM family DNA-binding protein: protein MEKLLNITMMFDYYGKLLTKREYDVIDKYYNEDLSLNEIAQICDISKQAVSDSLKRAENKLYEYEQKLGLIEKSKKSHQFLRKIRNDLFSLSPEIKSKEIENIIIDIEDFLNDLEDVENDI, encoded by the coding sequence ATGGAAAAATTATTAAATATTACCATGATGTTTGATTATTATGGTAAATTGCTTACGAAAAGAGAATACGATGTGATTGACAAATACTACAATGAAGATTTGTCATTAAATGAAATTGCTCAAATTTGTGATATTTCAAAACAAGCTGTAAGTGATAGTTTGAAAAGAGCTGAAAATAAGCTTTATGAATACGAACAAAAACTTGGCTTGATTGAAAAATCAAAAAAGAGTCATCAATTTCTTAGAAAAATCAGAAATGATCTTTTCTCTTTGTCACCAGAAATCAAAAGCAAAGAAATTGAAAATATCATTATAGATATAGAAGATTTCTTAAATGATTTAGAGGATGTGGAAAATGATATTTGA
- the ffh gene encoding signal recognition particle protein: MIFENLSDKLQNALSKLTNRGKLTEKDIDVAMREVKLALLEADVNYKVVKDFISQVKERAIDSSVLESLTPGQQVIKIVNEELTKMMGEKEEKLNVSPMKPTVIMLCGLQGAGKTTHAGKLALNLKNKNKSVLLVACDIYRPAAIKQLQVVGGKVGVEVFEMGQINPVEISKKAIEEAKRKNIDYVIIDTAGRLHIDDTLMDELKNIKQEVNPSDILLVVDAMTGQDAVNVAAKFNEDLDITGIILTKLDGDARGGAALSIRQVADKPIKFIGVGEKLGDLEPFHPDRMASRILGMGDVLSLIEKAQNQFDEKKAKELEEKIKAQSFDFNDFLDQMQQIKKMGPMQDILAMIPGVDSKMLKQVNFDNKEFDKIEAIIKSMTKQERENPDIISISRRKRIAKGCGQDQVAVNKLLKQFKEMKVMMKNMGALQKKFGKKGKMKMPFFR; this comes from the coding sequence ATGATATTTGAAAATTTGTCCGATAAATTACAAAATGCCTTGTCAAAATTGACCAACAGAGGAAAGCTAACAGAAAAAGATATAGATGTTGCAATGAGAGAAGTTAAACTTGCTTTATTGGAAGCGGACGTTAACTATAAAGTTGTCAAAGATTTTATCTCTCAGGTAAAAGAACGTGCTATTGATTCTTCTGTTTTGGAAAGTCTTACTCCAGGTCAACAAGTTATCAAGATAGTTAATGAAGAATTAACTAAAATGATGGGTGAAAAGGAAGAAAAACTTAACGTTTCACCGATGAAGCCTACAGTAATTATGCTTTGTGGCTTGCAAGGGGCTGGTAAAACAACTCATGCCGGAAAGCTTGCATTAAATTTGAAAAACAAAAACAAAAGCGTACTACTTGTAGCGTGTGATATTTACAGACCTGCTGCCATCAAACAACTTCAAGTTGTCGGTGGGAAAGTTGGGGTAGAAGTTTTTGAGATGGGACAGATAAATCCTGTTGAAATTTCTAAAAAAGCAATCGAAGAAGCTAAAAGAAAGAACATTGATTATGTAATTATAGATACTGCCGGTCGTCTTCACATTGACGATACTTTGATGGATGAGCTGAAAAATATTAAACAAGAAGTGAATCCTTCAGATATTTTGTTAGTTGTAGATGCGATGACTGGACAAGATGCAGTGAATGTTGCAGCTAAGTTTAACGAAGATTTGGATATTACAGGAATTATACTTACAAAGTTAGACGGTGATGCAAGAGGTGGTGCTGCTTTATCAATCAGACAAGTAGCTGATAAGCCTATTAAATTTATAGGTGTAGGTGAAAAACTTGGAGATTTAGAGCCATTCCATCCGGATAGAATGGCATCTCGTATCTTGGGAATGGGAGATGTTCTTAGCCTTATCGAAAAAGCGCAAAATCAATTTGACGAGAAAAAGGCAAAAGAGTTAGAAGAAAAGATTAAAGCTCAAAGTTTTGACTTTAATGATTTTCTTGACCAAATGCAGCAAATTAAAAAAATGGGACCTATGCAAGATATTCTTGCAATGATTCCTGGTGTAGATAGCAAAATGCTTAAACAAGTTAATTTCGACAATAAAGAATTTGACAAGATTGAAGCGATTATAAAATCTATGACCAAACAAGAAAGAGAAAATCCAGATATCATTAGCATATCTAGAAGAAAAAGAATTGCTAAAGGATGCGGTCAAGA